A region of the Leptospiraceae bacterium genome:
GAAACTGTTACCCAGCCAGATATAGTATTTTCTAATATTCTAACAAAAAATGGTGTTACAATTCACTTGCGTTATGATACAAAGTCAAATAGACCAAATTTGAAAAATGGATATGAAATTCAAGGCACTCTGGGCTGGATCCAATCTGGCAGAATAGATGAGGAAGAACCGGTCATTTACTATCAAAAAGAAAGAGAAATGTTCCCTCTTAGACAATCACCAGAGTATAGAAAAGCATTGGCTAGCTTAAAATATGATTGGAGTCAATATGAAAGAAAATCTGTGAATTTTACAATTTTCTATTATTTTGTTCAATCGGTTCTCAATGGGAAAAGCAATCTATCTTTGGAAGATGCAATACTCTGGAGTTCACCTATTTGGGTGTAGTTTTATATGAATTTAGATTCTATCGAAAAATATTATACTCAAAAAATAAAAGAGCACGGGGTCACAAGTAAAGGAGTTGATTGGAAGGATTCAGATTCACATGAATTAAGGTTTTACCAGTTACTTAGAAGTTTTAAAATTACACCAAATGAATCTATTTTTGATTTTGGTTGTGGCTATGGTGCCCTTTTATCTTATTTATCTAAAGAAATTAATGTCGGCTTTTACTATGGGTATGATATATCTCAAGCGATGTTAGATGAAGCGAGTAAACTTTTTTCTACTAATGAGAAAATACTATGGTCAACTTATTTTCCTATTGATAAGACATTTGATTATTCATTCTTGAGTGGTATATTCAATGTGAGAAATGATATATCTGATGATAATTGGAAAAATTATATTATTGAAACTCTGGATAGAATAAGTAAAATTACTTCAAAAGGGTTTTCGTTTAATATTTTGACTAGGTATTCAGACCAAGAATTCCAGAGAGATTACTTATACTATGCTGATCCTGTATTCTTCTTTGACCTATGCAAAACGAAGTATTCAAAGTATGTCACACTTTACCATGATTACCCATTGTATGAATTCACAATTTCAGTTACTAAGGAGACTTAAAGATGTCTAAAATCGTTATTTTCGGAGCGGGTGATATCGCCCAACTTGCTAAGTTTTATTTTGATACAGATTCTGAATACAAAGTAGTCGCATTTACTGTAGATCGGGAATATAAAAAAAGTGATGAATTTGAAGGGCTACCATTAATTGCCTTTGATGAACTCGAAGTAAAGTATCCGAAAAATGAATATAAAATGTTTATCGCTCTTAGTTATTCTAAGATGAATCGAATCAGAGAAGATAAATACAATCAAGCTAAACAAAAAGGTTATGAATTAGTTTCTTATATAAGTAGCAAATGCTCTTATATATCTCAATTTAAGAATGGGGATAATTGTTTTATTTTAGAAGACAATACAATCCAACCATTTGTGAAAATTGGAAACAATGTAACCCTCTGGAGTGGCAATCATATTGGGCACCATTCAGAAATTCACGACCACAATTTTATTAGTTCTCAAGTTGTGATTTCTGGACATTGTACAATCAAGTCCCACTGTTTCCTTGGTGTGAATGCTACCTTGCACAATGATGTTACTATAGAAGATGGAACTTTGCTTGCTGCTGGAGCCATTATTAGTAAAAACACAGTTGAGAAAGGTGTGTATTTACCTGCTCAAAGCACTTTATTTAAGAAAAATAGTGAGGAGATAGGGTTTTGACCTTTACCCTTTGCTTCTCATGAATAAGAATTTGATTTCAATCTGTATCCCTGTTTACAAAACAAAGGATATAATTCCTGCCTTGATAGAAAAGATTGAAAGAGAAATTTCGAAGGTAGCAGATGATTACGAAATCCTTTTCATTGATGATGGATCACCGGATGGCGCTTGGAACTCATTATTAGATTATTCAAAAAAAAATAACCGAATTAAAGGAATCCATTTTAGCCGTAATTTCGGGCAACATTATGCAATAACTGCAGGGATTGCCCATGCCAAGGGGGATTATATAATCGTGATGGATTGTGATCTTCAGCATGATCCTAAATATATATCCTCTCTATATACAGAGGCTTTGAAAGGCAATGATATTGTTTACACTTACACAAGGAAAAGGAAACATTCATTTATAAAGAATCTTTTCGCAAAGATATTTACGCTAATTTTTAATTTATTCACTGATTCTATTGAATCACATTATAATGTTGGATCTTTTTCCTTGATCACAAGACAGGTTGCTCAAGAATATTTAAGAATCAAAGACAAACATAGGCACTACCTTTTAATTTTGAGATGGCTAGGTTTTAGAAAGACATATATAGAAATAGAACACAAAGAACGCTACAGTGGTAGGAGCTCTTACACACTCAAAAAATTAATCCATCATGCAATCGATGGTATTACATCTCAATCTGTGAAGCTCTTAAAGTATTCTATTCTGATTGGAATGGTTTATTTCATCTTATCAATTGTTGGGAGTGTTTATCTTGTAATTAATGCTTTCCTTTACGGTTATATGCAGGGGTGGGCTTCTTTAGTAGTTCTATTGTTGTTGTCGACTGGATTGATACTTATGGCGATTGGTATCAGTAGTATTTATATAGGAAATATTTTTGATCAGGTCAAAAACAGACCTCTATACATTATCGCTGAGAAGGTA
Encoded here:
- a CDS encoding class I SAM-dependent methyltransferase, with amino-acid sequence MNLDSIEKYYTQKIKEHGVTSKGVDWKDSDSHELRFYQLLRSFKITPNESIFDFGCGYGALLSYLSKEINVGFYYGYDISQAMLDEASKLFSTNEKILWSTYFPIDKTFDYSFLSGIFNVRNDISDDNWKNYIIETLDRISKITSKGFSFNILTRYSDQEFQRDYLYYADPVFFFDLCKTKYSKYVTLYHDYPLYEFTISVTKET
- a CDS encoding acetyltransferase produces the protein MSKIVIFGAGDIAQLAKFYFDTDSEYKVVAFTVDREYKKSDEFEGLPLIAFDELEVKYPKNEYKMFIALSYSKMNRIREDKYNQAKQKGYELVSYISSKCSYISQFKNGDNCFILEDNTIQPFVKIGNNVTLWSGNHIGHHSEIHDHNFISSQVVISGHCTIKSHCFLGVNATLHNDVTIEDGTLLAAGAIISKNTVEKGVYLPAQSTLFKKNSEEIGF
- a CDS encoding glycosyltransferase family 2 protein; translated protein: MISICIPVYKTKDIIPALIEKIEREISKVADDYEILFIDDGSPDGAWNSLLDYSKKNNRIKGIHFSRNFGQHYAITAGIAHAKGDYIIVMDCDLQHDPKYISSLYTEALKGNDIVYTYTRKRKHSFIKNLFAKIFTLIFNLFTDSIESHYNVGSFSLITRQVAQEYLRIKDKHRHYLLILRWLGFRKTYIEIEHKERYSGRSSYTLKKLIHHAIDGITSQSVKLLKYSILIGMVYFILSIVGSVYLVINAFLYGYMQGWASLVVLLLLSTGLILMAIGISSIYIGNIFDQVKNRPLYIIAEKVNL